Part of the Desulfurispira natronophila genome is shown below.
CAACACAAAACGTCGATTTTCCACATCCGGGTAAGCAGCACAAAGCTTCTTGATGAAAGTCGGGAGCAGCTCTGGGTCACTGCCACTCATGGCCCTGCTCCTCGATAATAGCGCGCAACTGCTCCACCTCCTGCCAGCGAAAACCGCGCTGCTGCAATAAACCCTCAAGCTTCTGACGCTGCCAGCTCTCATCCTCATCCCGAACCTTGCTGCCAAAACGCCGCCACAAACGCCGCGCCAACTCCTCACAGCGATAGCCAAACTGCTCCTGCAAAAGTGAGTCCCAGTAAGCAGGCAAGGGGATACCCCGTGATGCCAAAAAGTGCTCCATGTAGCGACCACCGTGAAGCTTACCCAACTGTTGCCAGACAAACCCCTCAAAGTATGCATCATCGTCCAGCAGCCGCAATTCTTCAGTACGCGCAAGGACCTGCTGGGCTACTTCGGGGCAATAGCCCTTCTGAACGAGCTTTTGCTCCAGCTCTGCCCGATGGTAAGCCCGTCGTCCAAGCAGACGGCAGACGTAACTAAAGCCTCGCTCGGGAGTTTTCTCTTTCATGGCCACTCCCCGACTGCTGGCCGCCAAGGCAGCTGGAGCACCGCTGCCGGCAAGAGGGAATCGGGAAGTTCCAGCGCCACCATATCGCTGCGTGTGGGATGAGCGTAGGCCAAGCGCCAGGCACAGAGGGCAATGGAGCGGTCAGCCAGTGGCTCTGGAGCTCCGTATCGCAGATCACCTACAATAGGGTGACCCCGTTGAGCCAGCTGCAAACGAATCTGATGCTTCCGACCTGTTTTAAGCTCAACTTCCAACAAGCTGTGCGCTTCATCGTGCCACAGCACCTGGTAAAAAAGCCTTGCCAGCTTACCATGAGGGTCTATGCGGGAGCCCTTTTCATCGCTGGACATAAAGTCGCTGCATTCTGCTTTCGATGGCTCAATCCGACCGTGCACCAAAGCCAGATAACGCTTTTGCACCTGATGGCGACGAATCTGGTCCGAAAGGCGCGAAGCTCCCTTGGAAGTGCGCCCCAGGACCACCAAACCACTCACCGGCCGATCCAGCCGCTGCACCATGCCCACAAAGACATTACCGGTTTTGTAGTGGCGCCGAGCCAAACTTTTACGTACCATATCCAGCAAACTCATATCACCACTGCTGTCAGGCTGCATGGGAATACCTGGCGGTTTGAACACCACCACCGTATGATTATCTTCATGAAGTATCTGAATATCCTGCATTAAAATTTCCGTACAAAGCCTATTATGTCGCCAGGAAAGGGTTATTGAAGTTGAATATAACACACATCCACAGCCCGACAAACACCACCTTTCGCCAGCTCTTAAAGCTTACTGGAGCTCGCGGTATCCGCAAACAGGGGCTCGCCTTGGCAGCAGGGGAAAAAATCGTCAACGAGCTCCTGCCAAGCCCCCACGTCCAGCAGCTGATTATCAGTGAAAAGTACTGCGGAGCCTTGGCAACTGACCTGCCCATCCTTTGCCTGGACCAAGCCCTCTTCCGCCAGCTTGATGTCTGCGGCACCAACTCACCACTGGTTGTGGTAAAATGGAAACCATGGCCATCATTTTGCCAGCAGAACATCGACGGGCACTGTGTAGCCATCGCTTTTCAGGATCCGGAAAATGTCGGGGCTGTAGTGCGCTCCAGCCTGGCATTTGGCATCGAAGACGTAATTTTACTAAAAGAGTGCGCCCATCCTTTTCTGCCAAAGGCCGTGCGGGCATCAGCAGGAACTGTCTTCCAGGCCCGATTTCACCAGGGACCACCCCTTGAAAGTTTGCACATGCTGGATTTTGATGGCGAGCTAGTCCCTCTCTCACAAGATGGAGCCCCCCTGAAAGAGCACCGCTTTGCCACCCGCACCATGCTCCTGCCGGGTATTGAAGGTTGCGGATTACCACATCATCTGCGCAGTAACGCCGTCAGCATCCCCATCTCCGATGCTGTCGAATCCCTCAATGCCGCCGTGGCGACATCCATTATCCTCTACGCCATGCAAAACCAGAGCGATAGCCACGCCCCCACTTTCCAAAAAGACTATACCACTGAATAACCGGACCCCACTTGAGTTCAGTGAAGTTCTCCATTACAATTACTAAAACAAAAAAATTAACAAGCGTAATTGAAAAGGAAATTTCATGCCCAACAACCAACAGCGACCCCGCATTACCATACGCACCATGACCATTGATGATCTGGCTCCGGTTTTCCACCTGGGAGAAAAGATCTTCACCTATCGCAAGTCCCCCACCCTCTATCGCACCTGGGATGAATTTGAGGTGGCAGAGTTTTTTGTGGGTAGCAACGAATGTTGCTTTGTCGCCGAAATGAACGAAAAGATCATCGGTTTTTTGCTGGGCTATATTATCGACCGCAAAAAAGCCAGCCGCAAGGTAGGCTACCTCACCTGGATCGGCGTCGACCACGACATAGAGGGACGGGGTGTGGCCCACCGCCTCTTTGAAAAATTTCACCAAACCATGGAAGAGAACGAAGTGGAGCTACTGCTCGTGGACAGTGACGCCAGCAATAAGCGAGCCTTGGACTTCTTCGAGCGGGTTGGCTTCACCTCTCCCCGGGATCACCTCTATCTGAGCCTGAAAATGGACGAGTGGGATCGGCCATGATTAACGAAGAGCGTTTGCGCAAAAATCTGCTGGAAATGATCGATATCTACAGCCCCTCCGGCAAAGAAGAGGAAATACTTGAGTACCTGGAGACCTACCTGAAAGAGGCCCAGCTTATCTATGAACAGCAAGAGGTGGAGGAGGGTCGCTACAATCTTATAGTACAGGACGAAAATCAAGAACCACGTGTAGCCTTCGTCGGCCATGTAGACACAGTAGTACCCATCCACATTGATGATTACCGCTCTGAGGAGGATGGCGACACCATATACGGCTTGGGGTCAGCCGACATGAAAGGTGGCGTGGCCGCCATCATCGAAGCCTTTGCCACCTACCGAGAGCTGTACGGCACACTCCCACCCGCCGCTATGGCCCTGGTCGTAGGCGAAGAGGCAGCCCAGGATGGAGCTATCCGCTTGGTGGAAGAATATGGTTACGACTGGTCCATTGTGGCCGAGCCCACCAACGGAGTACCCTGCTTTTCCCATTACGGCTACCTGGAAATGGAGCTTTCCACAGCCGGCAGACGGGTACACGCCTCCATGGCAGGCCGCCAGACCCATGCCGTCAAGGACATGTTACGGGTGCTGCTGCGCCTGAGCAACTTCCTCGACAAGAAGTACCCCGAGATCGTATACAATATCCGGGACCTCAACAGCACCAGCTGCGGCTTTGCCTCCCCTGAGCGCTGCGAAACCGCCATCGACAT
Proteins encoded:
- a CDS encoding regulatory protein RecX; this encodes MKEKTPERGFSYVCRLLGRRAYHRAELEQKLVQKGYCPEVAQQVLARTEELRLLDDDAYFEGFVWQQLGKLHGGRYMEHFLASRGIPLPAYWDSLLQEQFGYRCEELARRLWRRFGSKVRDEDESWQRQKLEGLLQQRGFRWQEVEQLRAIIEEQGHEWQ
- a CDS encoding RluA family pseudouridine synthase; this encodes MQDIQILHEDNHTVVVFKPPGIPMQPDSSGDMSLLDMVRKSLARRHYKTGNVFVGMVQRLDRPVSGLVVLGRTSKGASRLSDQIRRHQVQKRYLALVHGRIEPSKAECSDFMSSDEKGSRIDPHGKLARLFYQVLWHDEAHSLLEVELKTGRKHQIRLQLAQRGHPIVGDLRYGAPEPLADRSIALCAWRLAYAHPTRSDMVALELPDSLLPAAVLQLPWRPAVGEWP
- a CDS encoding TrmH family RNA methyltransferase — protein: MNITHIHSPTNTTFRQLLKLTGARGIRKQGLALAAGEKIVNELLPSPHVQQLIISEKYCGALATDLPILCLDQALFRQLDVCGTNSPLVVVKWKPWPSFCQQNIDGHCVAIAFQDPENVGAVVRSSLAFGIEDVILLKECAHPFLPKAVRASAGTVFQARFHQGPPLESLHMLDFDGELVPLSQDGAPLKEHRFATRTMLLPGIEGCGLPHHLRSNAVSIPISDAVESLNAAVATSIILYAMQNQSDSHAPTFQKDYTTE
- a CDS encoding GNAT family N-acetyltransferase; the encoded protein is MPNNQQRPRITIRTMTIDDLAPVFHLGEKIFTYRKSPTLYRTWDEFEVAEFFVGSNECCFVAEMNEKIIGFLLGYIIDRKKASRKVGYLTWIGVDHDIEGRGVAHRLFEKFHQTMEENEVELLLVDSDASNKRALDFFERVGFTSPRDHLYLSLKMDEWDRP
- a CDS encoding M20 family metallopeptidase, yielding MINEERLRKNLLEMIDIYSPSGKEEEILEYLETYLKEAQLIYEQQEVEEGRYNLIVQDENQEPRVAFVGHVDTVVPIHIDDYRSEEDGDTIYGLGSADMKGGVAAIIEAFATYRELYGTLPPAAMALVVGEEAAQDGAIRLVEEYGYDWSIVAEPTNGVPCFSHYGYLEMELSTAGRRVHASMAGRQTHAVKDMLRVLLRLSNFLDKKYPEIVYNIRDLNSTSCGFASPERCETAIDMHFPPRFPAGDLMAELEEELYENTAGIALETSFVTVRPGYDLPVKGPLARGLKEVYEKLGLSWNPSSFVSDSDAAILWREGIRTVVLGPGKLEDAHTQDESVDFASVVSAATIYLALMEKLAQT